Proteins from one Candidatus Roseilinea sp. genomic window:
- a CDS encoding hypothetical protein (possible pseudo, frameshifted) yields the protein MTTRALRPWTDLVKLHPDVEAGVAHGGGLRHRPRRHRGGDPNVPVVNRDPEAFFRATYLTADLQKLLEEVLASLAGKSGYNRVLKLRTPFGGGSRTPWRRFCTQRGVAKLSIAFPKRSGFARPQNVAVAVFDGEKFDARNGKELDGGRTIRTMWGWLAWQIDPERAFPIVAQHDEDRVAPGGDVIRDVLTKGAGGRPVLILLDEVLKYMERAAAVAVLDSTLQRQAKDFFQNLTVEVAGSTNAALVYSLTWSAREALGQRRAARRDRQARRAGGSASRTGQRRRGASHSAASPARRSPGPHRRHGGRDSVSGSRDRHAEGPRGDARRTPAGRRRRPFAARPDAGRLSLPPRAHRHHAGKVDRR from the coding sequence ATGACCACCCGAGCCCTGCGCCCCTGGACCGACCTCGTGAAGCTGCACCCCGATGTGGAAGCGGGCGTCGCTCACGGAGGCGGTCTTCGCCATCGACCTCGGCGCCATCGCGGCGGGGATCCCAACGTGCCCGTCGTGAACCGCGACCCGGAGGCCTTCTTCCGGGCGACGTACCTGACCGCCGACCTCCAGAAGCTTCTCGAGGAGGTGCTGGCGTCGCTCGCCGGAAAGTCGGGCTACAACCGGGTGCTCAAGCTGCGCACGCCGTTCGGAGGGGGAAGTCGCACACCCTGGCGGCGCTTCTGCACGCAGCGCGGAGTCGCGAAGCTCTCGATTGCATTCCCGAAGCGCAGCGGCTTCGCCCGCCCGCAGAACGTGGCGGTAGCCGTGTTCGACGGGGAAAAGTTCGACGCCCGCAACGGCAAGGAACTCGACGGCGGTCGGACGATCCGGACGATGTGGGGCTGGCTCGCCTGGCAGATCGACCCGGAGAGGGCCTTCCCCATCGTTGCGCAGCACGACGAGGATCGCGTCGCTCCGGGCGGGGACGTGATCCGCGATGTTCTCACCAAGGGGGCGGGCGGACGTCCGGTCCTCATCCTGCTCGACGAGGTGCTGAAGTACATGGAGCGGGCGGCGGCGGTGGCCGTGCTCGACTCGACCCTTCAACGGCAGGCCAAGGACTTCTTCCAGAACCTGACCGTCGAGGTGGCCGGGAGCACGAACGCGGCGCTCGTGTACTCGCTCACCTGGAGCGCGCGGGAGGCGCTTGGGCAACGTCGCGCTGCTCGCCGAGATCGACAAGCTCGCCGCGCGGGTGGATCAGCTTCGCGAACCGGTCAGCGGAGACGAGGTGCTTCCCATTCTGCAGCGTCGCCTGCTCGGCGCTCCCCCGGACCACACCGTCGCCACGGAGGTCGCGACAGCGTATCAGGAAGTCGTGACCGGCATGCAGAGGGCCCACGCGGAGACGCCCGCCGAACGCCAGCAGGCCGAAGAAGAAGGCCGTTTGCTGCGCGACCGGATGCGGGCCGCCTATCCCTTCCACCCCGCGCTCATCGACATCATGCGGGAAAGGTGGACCGCCGTTGA
- a CDS encoding stage V sporulation protein S → MELIKVSATSRSTAVAGAIAGVVREHGRAEVQAIGAGAVNQAVKAAAIARGYLLLDGIDVVLIPSFGEVNIDGVTRTAVKFTIEPR, encoded by the coding sequence TTGGAACTCATCAAGGTATCTGCCACATCGCGTTCAACGGCAGTCGCGGGGGCGATCGCCGGCGTGGTGCGTGAACACGGACGAGCCGAAGTTCAGGCCATCGGCGCGGGCGCGGTTAATCAGGCCGTCAAGGCAGCCGCTATCGCACGCGGCTATTTGCTGCTCGATGGCATTGACGTGGTGTTAATCCCTTCGTTCGGCGAGGTGAACATTGACGGCGTCACGCGCACCGCCGTCAAGTTCACCATCGAACCGCGCTGA
- a CDS encoding oxidoreductase encodes MSTPPLRAGVIGAGAIGQQGHIPGFQAAGVEIAAVCDSNFARAQEVAHKFNIPKVFADYRELLAQPEIDMVSVGLPNSLHAPVTIEALNAGKHVLCEKPMTTSSALAAEMIAAAQKNGRLLSVNQHMRFDRTARAMRDILAAGRLGRVYLAESKWIRQQGIPGFGSWFTNKDQAGGGALYDIGVHLLDLILYLLDFPEVVAVKGFLSGELGKQKIGLGGWGADRFTDGRFDVDDTAFAVLTLKDGAQIRLLVTWAAFGPSEDRVTLYGTQGGLDRSGFFSDSPSLKYYSAQGGKIVAEEPDLSPYPNEQSWLQSVGAFVRAVRGEAPLAVLPEQALQVVRILEAIAASAASGREVSL; translated from the coding sequence ATGAGCACACCTCCCTTGCGCGCCGGCGTCATCGGGGCCGGCGCGATCGGACAGCAAGGCCACATCCCCGGGTTCCAGGCCGCCGGCGTCGAAATCGCCGCGGTCTGCGATTCGAACTTCGCCCGCGCACAAGAAGTCGCGCACAAGTTCAACATCCCCAAAGTCTTTGCCGACTACCGCGAACTGCTGGCGCAGCCGGAGATTGACATGGTCTCCGTCGGGCTGCCCAACAGCCTGCATGCGCCGGTGACGATCGAGGCGCTGAACGCCGGCAAGCACGTGTTGTGCGAGAAGCCGATGACGACGTCGAGCGCGCTGGCCGCCGAGATGATCGCGGCTGCGCAGAAGAACGGCCGGCTGCTCAGCGTCAACCAGCACATGCGCTTCGACCGCACCGCGCGCGCGATGCGCGACATCCTCGCCGCTGGCCGCCTGGGACGCGTCTATCTGGCCGAGTCTAAGTGGATCCGTCAGCAGGGCATCCCCGGCTTCGGCAGTTGGTTCACCAACAAAGACCAGGCGGGGGGAGGCGCCCTCTACGATATCGGCGTGCATTTGCTCGACCTGATCTTGTATTTGCTGGACTTCCCTGAAGTCGTCGCGGTGAAGGGTTTTCTGAGCGGCGAACTGGGCAAGCAAAAGATCGGGCTGGGCGGATGGGGCGCCGACCGTTTCACCGACGGCCGCTTCGACGTGGACGACACGGCCTTTGCCGTGCTGACGCTGAAGGACGGCGCACAAATCCGCTTGCTGGTGACGTGGGCCGCCTTCGGCCCCAGCGAGGATCGCGTCACGCTCTACGGCACACAGGGCGGATTAGATCGCAGCGGCTTCTTCAGCGATTCGCCGTCGCTCAAATACTATTCGGCGCAGGGTGGCAAAATCGTCGCCGAGGAACCCGATCTTTCGCCTTACCCCAACGAGCAAAGCTGGTTGCAATCTGTGGGCGCATTCGTCAGAGCCGTGCGCGGCGAAGCCCCCCTCGCCGTCCTACCCGAGCAGGCGTTGCAGGTCGTGCGCATCTTGGAAGCCATCGCGGCCTCTGCGGCGAGCGGGCGAGAGGTCAGCTTGTGA
- the argJ gene encoding arginine biosynthesis bifunctional protein ArgJ — protein MLNNPTLPKGFRAAGIAAGIKKNGKLDLALIASETDCVAAAVFTQNKVKAAPVIYDQQLMAEGHKLRAVVINSGCANACTGEPGLRDCEEMARLTAEALSIGPHQVFVMSTGVIGVPLPMDKLRVGIPLAAQALSEGGLEAAAYAIMTTDTVPKIAADDITVAGDEKQGGPRMAHLVGIAKGAGMIHPNMATLLAVVMTDAVVAPEVLKKALTNAVRKSFNRISVDGDTSTNDTLVVLANGASGLQPTPLEFEILLTSICTDLAKQIVRDGEGATKFITIEVTGARDERMAENVGRTIAKSPLVKTAFYGEDANWGRIIAAAGYSGEDVQPEKMSLWFGGVHVFAKGAPTSYAEAEAAAAMKSREIVVRLDLGLGNASATIWTCDLSHDYVTINGKYRT, from the coding sequence ATGTTGAATAATCCCACACTTCCCAAAGGCTTTCGCGCAGCCGGCATCGCTGCCGGCATCAAGAAGAACGGCAAGCTAGACCTGGCGCTGATCGCCAGTGAGACCGACTGTGTGGCTGCAGCGGTCTTCACCCAGAACAAGGTGAAGGCCGCGCCGGTGATCTATGACCAGCAGCTGATGGCCGAAGGGCACAAGCTGCGTGCAGTGGTGATCAACTCCGGCTGCGCCAACGCCTGCACCGGCGAGCCAGGGCTGCGCGACTGCGAAGAAATGGCTCGCCTAACCGCCGAGGCGCTCTCGATTGGGCCGCATCAGGTTTTCGTCATGTCCACCGGCGTGATCGGCGTCCCGCTGCCGATGGACAAGCTGCGCGTGGGCATTCCCCTCGCGGCGCAGGCGCTGTCGGAAGGCGGCCTGGAGGCCGCTGCATACGCCATCATGACGACCGACACCGTCCCCAAGATAGCCGCCGACGACATCACCGTGGCCGGCGACGAGAAGCAAGGCGGACCGCGCATGGCGCATTTGGTCGGCATTGCCAAGGGCGCCGGCATGATCCATCCCAACATGGCCACCCTGCTGGCCGTGGTGATGACCGATGCCGTCGTCGCGCCGGAGGTGCTGAAGAAGGCGCTGACCAACGCCGTGCGCAAGTCGTTTAACCGCATCAGCGTAGACGGCGACACCAGCACCAACGACACGCTGGTGGTGCTGGCCAACGGCGCCAGCGGCCTGCAACCCACGCCGCTGGAGTTCGAGATCCTGCTCACCAGCATCTGCACCGACCTCGCTAAGCAGATCGTGCGCGACGGCGAGGGCGCGACCAAGTTCATCACCATCGAGGTGACCGGCGCGCGCGACGAGCGCATGGCCGAGAACGTCGGACGCACCATCGCCAAATCGCCGCTGGTGAAGACGGCGTTCTACGGCGAAGACGCCAACTGGGGGCGCATCATCGCTGCGGCCGGCTACAGCGGCGAGGACGTGCAACCGGAGAAAATGTCGCTGTGGTTCGGCGGCGTGCACGTGTTCGCCAAAGGCGCCCCAACTTCATACGCCGAAGCAGAGGCAGCCGCGGCGATGAAATCGCGCGAGATCGTCGTGCGGCTCGATCTCGGGCTGGGCAATGCCAGCGCGACGATCTGGACCTGTGACCTCTCGCACGACTACGTGACGATCAACGGCAAATATCGCACGTGA
- the ilvD2 gene encoding dihydroxy-acid dehydratase 2 — MAKSTEHLKTRSRELEGIARAPHRAFMRAMGLTDQDLRQPLIGVAHTWNEATPCNMSMQFLAQEAKRGICELGGTPREFVSIAVSDGIAMGHEGMKASLPSREIIADSIELMMRAHCYDALYGMAGCDKSLPGTLMAMARLNLPSIFVYGGTIKPGKFRGRDVTIQTVYEAVGQREAGLMTDEDLYELECAACPGIGSCGGLFTANTMASVSEALGMALPGNASPPAVDEERKVIAYESAKALMRLMQRGILPSDIMTKEAFENALTVVLAMGGSTNVALHLPAIAHELGIQLTFDDFTRVTCRTPHIADMTPGGKYVMEDLHRIGGVPVVMKTLLDAGLLHGDCMTVTGKTVAENLKKVKNAEQLTKQDVVYPVSKPLRESGGIVIVKGNLAPEGGVVKVAGVKNLRHVGPARVFDDEQSCAEAVARREIKPGDVVVIRYVGPKGAPGMPEMLSVTAAIRGQGLGYDVALLTDGRFSGATTGLMVGHIGPEAFVGGPIAALRDGDIIEIDASNPAKGKLNVKLSREEIAQRLKQWKQPKPRYASGALAKYARLVGRACDGAVTH, encoded by the coding sequence ATGGCAAAGTCAACCGAACATCTCAAGACCCGCAGCCGAGAATTGGAAGGCATCGCCCGTGCGCCGCATCGCGCGTTTATGCGCGCGATGGGCTTGACCGATCAAGATTTGCGACAACCGCTGATCGGTGTGGCGCATACCTGGAACGAAGCGACCCCGTGCAATATGTCCATGCAATTCCTGGCGCAGGAAGCCAAGCGTGGCATCTGCGAGTTGGGCGGCACCCCGCGCGAGTTCGTCAGCATTGCCGTCAGCGACGGTATCGCCATGGGCCACGAGGGGATGAAAGCGTCGCTCCCCAGCCGCGAGATCATCGCCGACTCGATCGAGCTGATGATGCGCGCGCATTGCTACGATGCGCTCTATGGCATGGCCGGGTGCGACAAGAGCCTACCCGGCACCCTGATGGCCATGGCGCGGTTGAACCTGCCCAGCATCTTCGTTTACGGCGGCACGATCAAGCCCGGCAAGTTCCGCGGGCGCGACGTGACCATCCAAACCGTCTATGAGGCGGTGGGCCAACGCGAAGCCGGCCTGATGACCGACGAGGACCTCTACGAGTTGGAGTGTGCGGCCTGCCCCGGCATCGGTTCGTGCGGCGGCTTGTTCACGGCGAACACCATGGCGAGCGTGAGCGAGGCGTTGGGCATGGCGCTGCCGGGCAATGCCTCACCGCCGGCCGTGGATGAGGAACGCAAGGTGATCGCCTACGAGAGCGCTAAGGCGTTGATGCGCCTGATGCAGCGCGGCATCTTGCCCAGCGACATCATGACCAAAGAGGCGTTCGAGAATGCCCTCACCGTCGTGCTTGCGATGGGAGGCTCGACCAACGTGGCCCTACACCTGCCGGCTATCGCCCACGAATTGGGCATCCAGCTCACCTTCGACGACTTCACGCGCGTCACCTGCCGGACGCCCCACATCGCCGACATGACCCCCGGCGGCAAGTATGTGATGGAAGACTTGCATCGCATCGGCGGCGTGCCGGTGGTGATGAAGACGCTGCTCGATGCCGGCTTATTGCACGGCGACTGCATGACCGTCACCGGCAAAACGGTGGCCGAAAACTTGAAGAAAGTGAAGAACGCCGAGCAACTCACCAAGCAAGACGTGGTCTATCCGGTGAGCAAGCCCCTGCGCGAGAGTGGCGGCATAGTCATCGTGAAGGGCAACCTGGCGCCGGAGGGCGGTGTGGTGAAGGTAGCCGGCGTGAAGAACCTGCGACACGTTGGGCCGGCGCGCGTGTTCGACGATGAACAATCCTGCGCGGAGGCAGTGGCGCGCCGCGAGATCAAGCCCGGCGATGTGGTGGTGATTCGCTACGTCGGCCCGAAGGGCGCGCCCGGCATGCCGGAGATGCTCTCGGTCACCGCCGCGATTCGTGGGCAAGGGTTGGGCTACGATGTCGCTCTGCTCACCGATGGGCGTTTCTCCGGCGCGACGACCGGTTTGATGGTGGGGCACATCGGCCCAGAGGCGTTCGTCGGCGGGCCGATCGCCGCGCTGCGCGATGGCGACATCATCGAAATTGACGCCTCGAACCCGGCCAAGGGCAAGCTCAACGTCAAGCTCAGTCGTGAGGAGATCGCCCAGCGCCTGAAGCAGTGGAAGCAGCCCAAGCCGCGTTACGCCAGCGGCGCGTTGGCTAAGTATGCGCGCTTGGTGGGCCGCGCCTGCGACGGCGCCGTGACGCACTAG